In Agromyces sp. G08B096, a genomic segment contains:
- a CDS encoding sugar ABC transporter permease — MTTTLRPPRVDEATTTRPAAPPRATFRQRLSRFDVKASPYFYVSPFFILFALIGLFPLVYTLVVSMHEWDLLKGQGEFVGFENFASILSDGMFWNSIFNTVSIFLLSAIPQLTVAIVVAYLLDQGLRAPTFWRMGVLLPFVVTPVAVALIFSSIFNEADGLANNLLNLFGIADQEWKHDAFLSHLAIATMVNFRWTGYNALILLAAMQSVPRDLYESAAIDGAGSARRFFSITIPSIRPTLIFVIITATIGGLQIFAEPRLFDVSNAGGIGGSDRQFQTTVLFMWELAFFRRDFGEASAVAWLLFLLIVGFGLINFLISRRIATGDGRRQNRRTRRALERGEHR; from the coding sequence ATGACCACCACGCTCCGCCCGCCGCGCGTCGACGAGGCGACGACGACGCGCCCGGCCGCGCCCCCGCGAGCGACCTTCCGGCAGCGCCTCTCCCGCTTCGACGTCAAGGCGTCGCCGTACTTCTACGTCTCGCCGTTCTTCATCCTCTTCGCCCTCATCGGGCTCTTTCCCCTCGTCTACACCCTCGTCGTCTCGATGCACGAGTGGGACCTGCTGAAGGGCCAGGGCGAGTTCGTCGGCTTCGAGAACTTCGCGTCGATCCTCAGCGACGGCATGTTCTGGAACTCGATCTTCAACACCGTCAGCATCTTCCTGCTGTCGGCGATCCCCCAGCTGACGGTCGCGATCGTCGTCGCCTACCTGCTCGACCAGGGCCTTCGGGCCCCGACGTTCTGGCGCATGGGCGTGCTGCTGCCCTTCGTGGTCACCCCCGTGGCCGTGGCGCTCATCTTCTCCAGCATCTTCAACGAGGCCGACGGCCTCGCGAACAACCTGCTGAACCTCTTCGGCATCGCCGACCAGGAGTGGAAGCACGACGCGTTCCTCAGCCACCTCGCGATCGCCACCATGGTGAACTTCCGCTGGACGGGCTACAACGCGCTCATCCTGCTGGCCGCCATGCAGTCGGTGCCGCGCGACCTCTACGAGTCGGCCGCGATCGATGGCGCGGGCAGCGCCCGCCGCTTCTTCTCGATCACGATCCCCTCGATCCGCCCGACGCTCATCTTCGTGATCATCACGGCCACCATCGGCGGCCTCCAGATCTTTGCCGAGCCGCGCCTCTTCGACGTCTCCAACGCGGGCGGCATCGGCGGCAGCGACCGGCAGTTCCAGACCACCGTGCTGTTCATGTGGGAGCTCGCGTTCTTCCGGCGCGACTTCGGCGAGGCATCCGCCGTCGCCTGGCTGCTGTTCCTGCTCATCGTGGGCTTCGGCCTCATCAACTTCCTCATCTCGCGGCGCATCGCCACCGGCGACGGTCGCCGCCAGAACCGCCGCACCCGACGCGCCCTCGAGCGAGGAGAGCACCGATGA
- a CDS encoding carbohydrate ABC transporter permease: protein MSTAIPEPLPAVQVDTVGPDEPRRPGRDGLPRGRRRSGTAGIGSRPGFLTYGLLAAFLIGSAYPLWWSFVVGSGTNATRGETLPLIPGGNFLANAQKVFDAIPFWLALGNSVLISAIITISVVTFSTLAGYAFAKLRFRGRDGLMVFVVATMAIPTQLGIIPLFMVMKQLGWTGSIGAVIVPTLVTAFGVFFMRQYLVDVIPDELIEAARMDGANQFRTFLTVGLPAARPAMAILGLFTFMTAWTDYLWPLIVLSPSNPTLQTALSQLQSGYYVDYSIVLTGAIMATIPLLILFVVAGKQLISGIMAGAVKG, encoded by the coding sequence ATGAGCACCGCCATCCCCGAGCCGCTGCCCGCGGTCCAGGTCGACACCGTCGGCCCCGACGAGCCCCGCCGCCCCGGCCGCGACGGCCTGCCCCGCGGACGCCGCCGGTCCGGCACCGCCGGCATCGGCAGCCGCCCGGGCTTCCTCACCTACGGCCTCCTCGCGGCCTTCCTCATCGGCAGCGCCTACCCGCTCTGGTGGTCGTTCGTCGTCGGGTCGGGGACCAACGCGACCCGCGGCGAGACGCTCCCGCTCATCCCGGGCGGCAACTTCCTTGCGAACGCGCAGAAGGTCTTCGACGCGATCCCGTTCTGGCTCGCGCTCGGCAACTCGGTGCTGATCTCGGCGATCATCACGATCTCCGTCGTGACGTTCTCGACGCTCGCCGGCTACGCGTTCGCGAAGCTCCGCTTCCGCGGCCGCGACGGGCTCATGGTGTTCGTGGTCGCGACGATGGCGATCCCGACCCAGCTCGGCATCATCCCGCTGTTCATGGTGATGAAGCAGCTCGGCTGGACGGGCTCGATCGGCGCCGTGATCGTGCCGACGCTGGTGACCGCGTTCGGCGTGTTCTTCATGCGCCAGTACCTCGTGGACGTCATCCCCGACGAGCTCATCGAGGCCGCCCGAATGGACGGCGCGAACCAGTTCCGCACCTTCCTCACCGTCGGACTGCCGGCCGCACGGCCCGCGATGGCGATCCTCGGCCTGTTCACGTTCATGACGGCGTGGACCGACTACCTGTGGCCGCTCATCGTGCTGAGCCCCTCGAACCCGACGCTGCAGACGGCGCTCAGCCAGCTGCAGTCGGGCTACTACGTCGACTACTCGATCGTGCTGACCGGCGCGATCATGGCGACCATCCCGCTGCTCATCCTCTTCGTGGTGGCGGGCAAGCAACTCATCTCCGGAATCATGGCAGGAGCGGTCAAGGGCTGA
- a CDS encoding family 1 glycosylhydrolase, which translates to MAANDTASRDFRASAFPRDFIWGSATAAAQIEGAAHEGGKEDSIWDAFARVPNAVAGGDTPEVAVDHYHRMPEDVALMRRLGLDSYRFSTSWARVVPGGRTVNQEGLDFYSRLVDELLEAGILPWLTLYHWDLPQALQEQGGWANRDTSYQFLEYAEAVYGALGDRVTHWTTFNEPLCSSLIGYVGGEHAPGLNDPVAGLAAVHHQHLGHGLAVRRLRELADASGRDIRLGITLNLTNAVPNDPADPVDLEAARRIDALWNRMYLEPMLLGAYPADLLEDVAEFGLADRIQPGDLEIVSQPLDFLGVNHYHDDNVSGHPLPADARPSLRPTDKPGRSPFPGSEYVTMPSRGLPRTAMDWEVNPAGLEQLLVRLGREYDNLPALYVTENGSAYDDVVAEDGAVHDVERTQYLLDHVAAVGRAIEQGADVRGYFVWSLLDNFEWAWGYEKRFGIVRVDYDTLVRTPKDSALAYAALIAEAKAASAVGAAAIVD; encoded by the coding sequence ATGGCAGCGAACGACACGGCATCGAGGGACTTCAGGGCATCGGCCTTCCCGCGGGACTTCATCTGGGGCTCGGCCACGGCCGCCGCCCAGATCGAGGGCGCCGCGCACGAGGGCGGCAAGGAGGACTCGATCTGGGACGCGTTCGCGCGCGTGCCGAACGCGGTCGCGGGCGGCGACACACCCGAAGTCGCCGTCGACCACTACCACCGCATGCCGGAGGACGTGGCGCTGATGCGCCGGCTCGGGCTCGACTCGTACCGGTTCTCCACGAGCTGGGCGCGCGTCGTGCCCGGCGGGCGCACGGTGAACCAGGAGGGGCTCGACTTCTACTCGCGCCTCGTCGACGAGCTGCTCGAGGCCGGCATCCTGCCGTGGCTGACGCTCTACCACTGGGATCTGCCGCAGGCGCTCCAGGAGCAGGGCGGCTGGGCGAACCGCGACACGTCGTACCAGTTCCTCGAGTACGCCGAGGCGGTGTACGGGGCGCTCGGCGACCGGGTCACGCACTGGACGACCTTCAACGAGCCGCTCTGCTCGTCGCTCATCGGCTACGTCGGAGGCGAGCACGCGCCCGGCCTGAACGACCCGGTGGCGGGGCTCGCCGCCGTGCACCACCAGCACCTCGGGCACGGCCTGGCGGTGCGGCGGCTCCGCGAGCTGGCGGATGCCTCGGGGCGGGACATCCGCCTCGGCATCACGCTGAACCTCACCAACGCGGTGCCGAACGACCCGGCCGACCCCGTCGACCTCGAGGCCGCGCGCCGGATCGACGCGCTGTGGAACCGGATGTACCTCGAGCCCATGCTGCTCGGCGCCTACCCGGCCGACCTGCTCGAGGACGTCGCCGAGTTCGGCCTCGCCGACCGCATCCAGCCGGGCGACCTCGAGATCGTTTCGCAGCCGCTCGACTTCCTCGGCGTGAACCACTACCACGACGACAACGTGTCGGGGCATCCGCTGCCCGCCGACGCGCGCCCGTCGCTGCGGCCGACGGACAAGCCGGGCCGCTCGCCGTTCCCCGGCAGCGAGTACGTGACGATGCCGAGCCGGGGCCTGCCCCGCACGGCGATGGACTGGGAGGTGAATCCGGCCGGGCTCGAGCAGCTGCTCGTCCGCCTGGGCCGCGAGTACGACAACCTTCCCGCCCTGTACGTCACCGAGAACGGCTCGGCGTACGACGACGTCGTCGCCGAGGACGGCGCCGTGCACGACGTGGAGCGCACACAGTACCTGCTCGACCACGTGGCGGCCGTCGGCCGTGCGATCGAGCAGGGTGCCGACGTCCGCGGGTACTTCGTGTGGTCGCTGCTCGACAACTTCGAGTGGGCGTGGGGGTACGAGAAGCGGTTCGGCATTGTGCGGGTCGACTACGACACGCTCGTGCGCACCCCGAAGGACAGCGCCCTCGCCTATGCGGCGCTGATCGCCGAGGCGAAGGCGGCGTCCGCCGTCGGCGCGGCGGCTATCGTGGACTGA
- a CDS encoding LacI family DNA-binding transcriptional regulator, which produces MTGTAGGGAPTLEMVAARAGVSRATVSRVVNGSPKVSPDVAEAVQRAIADLNYVPNRAARSLASRRTQAVALVVPESAARVFDDPFFASIVQGVALALASTEYTLTMMIESEVDPDKTRRYLLGGNVDGALVVSHHTGDHSFAQLSRSLPLVFGGRPLDPAESSGYTVDVDNEHGAKTAAAHLVERGRRRIATIAGPQDMPPGVDRLHGFQSALTDASLPADLVDFGDFTAASGAAATRRLLEREPRLDAVFAANDQMAMGALSALAEAGRTVPDDVAVVGFDDDRYAATAVPPLTTVRQPSTEMGAEMARKLVRLVEGHEVEPETILTTELVVRASS; this is translated from the coding sequence ATGACCGGAACCGCCGGGGGCGGCGCCCCCACACTCGAGATGGTCGCGGCGCGAGCCGGGGTCTCCCGCGCGACGGTGTCGCGGGTCGTGAACGGCTCGCCGAAGGTCAGCCCCGATGTCGCCGAGGCCGTGCAGCGCGCCATCGCCGACCTGAACTACGTGCCCAACCGCGCCGCCCGGTCGCTGGCGAGCCGGCGCACGCAGGCCGTGGCGCTGGTCGTGCCCGAGTCGGCCGCCCGCGTCTTCGACGACCCGTTCTTCGCCTCGATCGTGCAGGGCGTCGCGCTCGCGCTCGCGTCGACCGAGTACACGCTGACGATGATGATCGAGTCCGAGGTCGACCCCGACAAAACGAGGCGCTACCTGCTCGGCGGCAACGTCGACGGGGCGCTCGTCGTCTCGCACCACACGGGCGACCATTCATTCGCCCAGCTGAGCCGCTCGCTGCCGCTCGTGTTCGGCGGCCGCCCGCTCGACCCCGCGGAGTCGAGCGGGTACACCGTCGACGTCGACAACGAGCACGGTGCGAAGACCGCGGCGGCGCACCTCGTCGAGCGCGGCCGGCGGCGGATCGCGACCATCGCGGGCCCGCAGGACATGCCTCCGGGCGTCGACCGGCTGCACGGCTTCCAGAGCGCGCTGACGGATGCCTCGCTCCCCGCCGACCTCGTCGACTTCGGCGACTTCACCGCGGCGTCGGGCGCGGCGGCGACGCGCCGGCTCCTCGAGCGCGAGCCCCGGCTCGACGCGGTCTTCGCCGCGAACGACCAGATGGCCATGGGGGCGTTGTCGGCGCTCGCGGAGGCCGGGCGCACCGTGCCCGACGACGTCGCCGTGGTCGGCTTCGACGACGACCGGTACGCCGCGACCGCGGTGCCGCCGCTCACGACCGTGCGTCAGCCGTCGACCGAGATGGGGGCCGAGATGGCCCGGAAGCTGGTCCGACTGGTCGAGGGGCACGAGGTCGAGCCCGAGACGATCCTGACGACGGAGCTGGTGGTGCGTGCCTCGAGCTGA
- a CDS encoding LLM class F420-dependent oxidoreductase, protein MKFRVFTEPQQGATYEQQVAMAQAAERLGYDAWFRSDHLLAMDVDGAPGPTDSWVTLGAIARETSSIRLGTLVTSLTFRHPGLLAIQVAQVDAMSRGRIDFGLGTGWYDAEHAAYGIPFPAKRFGLLEEQLEIITGLWGTPEGETYTFRGEHHELVDSPALPKPVQQPIPVIVGGGGPTRTPRLAARFAAEFNVPFRSDAEIAEQFGRVRAAAEAAGRDPGSLVYSAALTTTAGATDAEYRRRAERIGRDPEELGRTGIGGTAQQVVDRISGLAAIGVETLYLQVLDFDDLDLLEFLASEVLPKVG, encoded by the coding sequence ATGAAGTTCCGGGTGTTCACCGAGCCGCAGCAGGGCGCCACGTACGAGCAGCAGGTCGCGATGGCGCAGGCCGCGGAGCGGCTCGGATACGACGCGTGGTTCCGCAGCGACCACCTCCTCGCCATGGACGTCGACGGGGCGCCCGGCCCCACGGACTCCTGGGTGACGCTGGGCGCGATCGCGCGCGAGACCTCGTCGATCCGCCTCGGCACGCTCGTCACGAGCCTGACCTTCCGCCACCCGGGCCTGCTGGCGATCCAGGTCGCCCAGGTCGACGCCATGAGCCGCGGCCGCATCGACTTCGGCCTCGGCACCGGGTGGTATGACGCCGAGCACGCGGCGTACGGCATCCCCTTCCCGGCCAAGCGGTTCGGCCTGCTCGAGGAGCAGCTCGAGATCATCACCGGCCTCTGGGGCACCCCCGAGGGCGAGACCTACACCTTCCGCGGCGAGCACCACGAGCTCGTCGACTCCCCGGCGCTGCCGAAGCCCGTGCAGCAGCCGATCCCCGTCATCGTCGGCGGCGGCGGACCCACCCGCACCCCGAGGCTCGCGGCGCGCTTCGCTGCCGAGTTCAACGTGCCGTTCCGCTCCGACGCGGAGATCGCGGAGCAGTTCGGCCGCGTCCGCGCCGCGGCCGAGGCGGCCGGACGCGACCCGGGCTCCCTCGTCTATTCGGCAGCGCTCACCACCACGGCGGGCGCCACCGACGCCGAGTACCGGCGCCGCGCCGAGCGCATCGGCCGCGATCCGGAAGAGCTCGGTCGCACCGGCATCGGCGGCACGGCGCAGCAGGTCGTCGACCGCATCTCCGGCCTCGCCGCGATCGGCGTCGAGACCCTGTACCTGCAGGTCCTCGACTTCGACGACCTCGACCTGCTCGAGTTCCTCGCGAGCGAGGTGCTGCCGAAGGTCGGCTGA